The proteins below are encoded in one region of Diceros bicornis minor isolate mBicDic1 chromosome 14, mDicBic1.mat.cur, whole genome shotgun sequence:
- the MED20 gene encoding mediator of RNA polymerase II transcription subunit 20 isoform X1, whose product MGVTCVSQMPVAEGKSVQQTVELLTRKLEMLGAEKQGTFCVDCETYHTAASTLGSQGQAGKLMYVMHNSEYPLSCFALFENGPCLIADTNFDVLMVKLKGFFQSAKASKIETRGTRYQYCDFLVKVGTVTMGPSARGISVEVEYGPCVIASDCWSLLLEFLQSFLGSHTPGAPAVFGNRHDAVYGPADTMVQYMELFNKIRKQQQVERVETSIRHG is encoded by the exons ATGGGAGTGACTTG TGTGTCCCAGATGCCTGTCGCTGAGGGCAAGAGTGTCCAGCAGACCGTGGAGCTCCTCACCAGGAAATTGGAGATGCTTGGGGCAGAGAAGCAAGGAACATTTTGTGTGGACTGTGAGACCTACCACACGGCTGCCTCTACCCTTGGCAGTCAAG GTCAGGCCGGGAAGCTGATGTATGTGATGCACAACTCAGAGTACCCTTTGAGCTGCTTCGCCCTCTTTGAGAACGGCCCTTGCCTTATTGCTGACACCAACTTTGATGTGCTCATGGTGAAGCTCAAGGGCTTTTTCCAGAGTGCCAAGGCCAGCAAGATTGAGACCCGGGGCACCCGTTACCAGTACTGTGACTTCCTAGTGAAGGTGGGCACGGTCACAATGGGACCCAGTGCCCGAGGCATCTCCGTGGAG GTGGAGTATGGCCCCTGTGTGATAGCTAGCGACTGCTGGAGCCTGCTGCTCGAGTTCCTACAGAGTTTTCTGGGCAGTCACACGCCAGGGGCTCCCGCAGTGTTTGGGAACAGACACGATGCAGTCTACGGTCCAGCAGATACCATGGTCCAGTACATGGAACTCTTCAACAAGATCCGCAAGCAGCAGCAG
- the MED20 gene encoding mediator of RNA polymerase II transcription subunit 20 isoform X2: MGVTCVSQMPVAEGKSVQQTVELLTRKLEMLGAEKQGTFCVDCETYHTAASTLGSQGQAGKLMYVMHNSEYPLSCFALFENGPCLIADTNFDVLMVKLKGFFQSAKASKIETRGTRYQYCDFLVKVGTVTMGPSARGISVEVEYGPCVIASDCWSLLLEFLQSFLGSHTPGAPAVFGNRHDAVYGPADTMVQYMELFNKIRKQQQVIEKRKPNQ; encoded by the exons ATGGGAGTGACTTG TGTGTCCCAGATGCCTGTCGCTGAGGGCAAGAGTGTCCAGCAGACCGTGGAGCTCCTCACCAGGAAATTGGAGATGCTTGGGGCAGAGAAGCAAGGAACATTTTGTGTGGACTGTGAGACCTACCACACGGCTGCCTCTACCCTTGGCAGTCAAG GTCAGGCCGGGAAGCTGATGTATGTGATGCACAACTCAGAGTACCCTTTGAGCTGCTTCGCCCTCTTTGAGAACGGCCCTTGCCTTATTGCTGACACCAACTTTGATGTGCTCATGGTGAAGCTCAAGGGCTTTTTCCAGAGTGCCAAGGCCAGCAAGATTGAGACCCGGGGCACCCGTTACCAGTACTGTGACTTCCTAGTGAAGGTGGGCACGGTCACAATGGGACCCAGTGCCCGAGGCATCTCCGTGGAG GTGGAGTATGGCCCCTGTGTGATAGCTAGCGACTGCTGGAGCCTGCTGCTCGAGTTCCTACAGAGTTTTCTGGGCAGTCACACGCCAGGGGCTCCCGCAGTGTTTGGGAACAGACACGATGCAGTCTACGGTCCAGCAGATACCATGGTCCAGTACATGGAACTCTTCAACAAGATCCGCAAGCAGCAGCAG